One window from the genome of Drosophila albomicans strain 15112-1751.03 chromosome 2L, ASM965048v2, whole genome shotgun sequence encodes:
- the LOC117566195 gene encoding uncharacterized protein LOC117566195, with the protein MWMDKLVSIHSIRQVGLSNSDAEEYVEGEQHCGFDSQRGILRTQLLLLDYKQFKAARLIQRIFRGWRVRDLLKKQHRAAVTIQRIWRHYCKERHRVVEIQEETQSCVLISHHSSCVKIQALFRGWYSRKYINNMMYLKNIQLAAMEDILHSIIYKLHSMKRTDQLPGILSFREGETLGKVEDFMSTMTYRLFNRYVGRKWAMSKTILESQRMDFKKAVEYTWAPYFGNDHINVCNPPPPPRPPKFYERREYDVSQAFMASKRDVQEQKAMSKSISRRTRNHVLKALPSNQKRFCRDLIHSMKRWTIDEHQKLNIPDDLRVDSNLKGFLEELQGYLTSLNYIENCDCLRDSPHPHKLTPRFD; encoded by the exons ATGTGGATGGATAAATTAGTTTCAATTCACTCAATACGCCAAGTTGGCCTTAGCAACTCTGACGCTGAAGAATATGTTGAAGGTGAACAGCATTGCGGCTTTGATTCACAGCGCGGCATTTTGAG AACTCAACTTCTGCTGCTCGATTACAAGCAGTTCAAGGCTGCACGTCTTATACAGCGAATATTTCGAGGCTGGCGTGTGCGTGATCTGCTAAAGAAGCAACATCGAGCTGCGGTTACCATACAAAGAATATGGCGGCATTATTGCAAAGAACGTCATAGAGTAGTCGAGATTCAGGAAGAAACACAGTCTTGTGTCCTGATCTCGCACCATTCGAGTTGCGTCAAGATTCAGGCTCTGTTTCGTGGTTGGTATTCACGCAAATATATCAACAATATGATGTATCTGAAAAACATACAATTGGCTGCTATGGAGGACATTTTGCACTCGATTATCTATAAGTTGCATTCGATGAAGCGCACAGATCAATTGCCAGGCATTCTCTCATTCCGCGAGGGAGA AACCCTGGGCAAAGTGGAAGATTTCATGTCGACCATGACCTATCGTCTGTTCAATCGCTACGTGGGCAGAAAGTGGGCGATGAGCAAGACCATCCTTGAGTCGCAGCGTATGGACTTCAAGAAGGCTGTCGAGTACACTTGGGCACCGTATTTTGGCAATGATCACATCAATGTGTGCAATCCCCCGCCGCCTCCGCGACCTCCCAAGTTCTATGAGCGTCGTGAATACGATGTTTCACAGGCATTTATGGCATCTAAACGGGATGTTCAAGAGCAGAAAGCCATGAGTAAATCCATCT CTCGACGTACTCGTAATCACGTTTTAAAAGCTCTGCCTTCGAATCAAAAGCGTTTTTGCCGCGATTTGATCCACAGCATGAAGCGTTGGACCATCGATGAGCACCAGAAACTCAATATACCCGATGACTTGAGGGTCGATAGCAACTTGAAGGGCTTCTTGGAGGAGCTACAAGGATATCTAACATCGCTGAATTACATTGAGAACTGCGATTGTTTGCGCGATTCGCCGCATCCACATAAATTAACTCCACGCTTCGATTAG